A single window of Plectropomus leopardus isolate mb chromosome 12, YSFRI_Pleo_2.0, whole genome shotgun sequence DNA harbors:
- the LOC121951010 gene encoding neurabin-1-like, translating to MMRTDSKGRSASPHRITYKSDFHAIKCSFDTATSLQSGTKAAAVHPTRLPDPKMSHTSTSTGSRGRVHSTRGTKIRDNIFLQMDNQQLNQDPVQSSGSTPFLSPHNLNLQLQTSPFSAPRRSVVSSSSVLSTAANMSTPESSLLDKPSRSEEIVDIDRAALAQKFSVTRRLFETKVMEVGAGGGYVCKGTGGKGSKGMEEGIGGVSLVEEKENRCGEVNHTEEDSVDKDKSINLPIINISSPKPPAQASLTRRPKSPVPHSPSESSNKSPSYLDKQTIDSQTEDERTASLGLCLTPEEPVRAELVDVKNMSSESDENEEEKEQKEDKNWLKDEEEKYMNKGAGEREQELVDDVFEEPGVETSGSYSLEKGFVPSQEQQTESSASMACQTEIHNDREDGGDKYQQVNEEWEGKREGQDRQFTAQAEKSTEKEKKTVAGVEESAGRTERGIMQEEGNDKEAETKREDGEECKQSQEAKTEKDDGATCELREEVKCEEHREGGVGGGKVDQTGSAVICGIENKAFVYEQESQSHAEHLKQELENSTRANLLQCEEIPGVPELTDDEDAAEIAKRKVRFSSAPIKVYNTYSNAEYDRHNEDIDPVSASAEFELEKRVDRMDVFPVEIEKGDEGLGISIIGMGVGADQGLEKLGIFVKTVTEGGATQKDGRIQVNDQIVEVDGVSLVGVSQLFAATVLKNTSGLVKFFIGREKEGVESEVARLINESLEMDKTSRKKGQASGDEDTDGSLSEKSVAEEEEEDEEEDVAVLSSLDNYQLCLKYQQLQSKLRSRTAKLHHAREKLKAWEEQQAHWESQRADLEQRAEDGEEKAEKLEKYWQEAQTLCRVVSQRLADAQSQTETLEIKYSKAKRLVREYQSREEERENREADLRGEMVEKDKLHRETVERLQIQIAQLERKEPAPEGKNHSANPSVTGPDWYIPVPDTGRLDSSAHIARAQLAQKSKRQPPSRDKLRESFRKQEDEVHKSQESQPLCAPTAPQRSSRSDLSSTSSFSVLSPQPPTSSVFTPPIFITDTVTPSPRKSSTSRKSKKKFPDFSGLRKSLSKRRSEKHSKSSMNNRGSCGDLVDEPAGVSPSGSVTSMPSCLPFPWFGERGREKEVGVERGRERLRSVSSSSLPYLTTTGRRDQTLDDDPVPTNNNNQWQSRPVLEWDNQQVCLWLIAMNMDEYASEFAARGVDGTQLLNMDSEKLKALGVCSQSDRSALKRKLKEIKKREEKGQRKGEKRSKEEKEKEKNAVLDKEGGDKERARMMMEGKSVRDAIHSGKTVRTESLL from the exons ATGATGCGGACGGACAGCAAAGGCCGAAGTGCCTCCCCTCACAGGATAACCTACAAGTCTGACTTCCATGCCATCAAATGTTCATTCGACACTGCGACCAGTCTACAATCAGGGACCAAAGCTGCTGCTGTCCACCCAACCAGGCTGCCAGATCCCAAAATGTCCCACACCAGCACCAGCACaggcagcagagggagggtCCACAGCACAAGGGGGACCAAAATCAGAGACAACATCTTCCTGCAAATGGACAACCAGCAACTGAATCAAGATCCAGTGCAGAGTTCTGGCTCCACACCTTTCCTTTCTCCTCACAATCTCAACCTGCAGCTCCAAACTTCACCCTTCTCTGCACCCAGGCGCTCAGTCGTCAGCTCCTCGTCTGTTCTGAGCACTGCGGCCAACATGTCTACTCCTGAATCTTCCCTGCTAGATAAACCATCCAGATCAGAGGAGATAGTGGATATAGACAGAGCTGCTCTGGCTCAGAAGTTCTCTGTAACCCGGAGGTTGTTTGAGACCAAGGTGATGGAGGTTGGAGCTGGTGGAGGATATGTTTGTAAAGGTACTGGTGGCAAGGGAAGCAAGGGGATGGAGGAGGGGATAGGTGGTGTCAGCCTggtggaagaaaaagaaaacagatgtggGGAAGTGAATCATACAGAGGAGGACAGCGTTGATAAAGACAAATCCATAAACCTACCCATCATAAATATTTCCTCGCCAAAGCCTCCAGCACAGGCCTCGCTGACAAGGCGCCCTAAATCTCCTGTACCGCACAGCCCAAGTGAATCATCCAACAAATCTCCCTCCTATCTCGACAAACAAACCATAGACTCACAAACAGAGGACGAAAGGACAGCATCTCTTGGCCTCTGCTTAACCCCTGAGGAGCCAGTGAGGGCAGAGCTAGTTGATGTAAAGAACATGTCATCGGAAAGCGATGAGaatgaggaagaaaaggagCAGAAAGAGGACAAAAATTGGCTTAAAGATGAGGAGGAAAAGTACATGAACAAAGGTGCAGGAGAGCGTGAGCAGGAGCTGGTGGATGATGTTTTTGAAGAGCCCGGCGTGGAAACGTCAGGGTCGTATTCACTGGAGAAGGGCTTTGTTCCTTCACAAGAACAACAGACGGAGTCATCTGCCAGCATGGCGTGTCAAACAGAGATTCACAATGACAGGGAGGACGGTGGAGACAAGTATCAGCAGGTGAATGAAGAATGGGAGGGTAAAAGGGAGGGGCAGGACAGACAGTTTACTGCACAGGCTGAGAAGTCaacagaaaaggagaaaaaaactgttgcagGAGTGGAAGAAAGTGCTGGACGGACCGAGAGGGGCATCATGCAAGAAGAGGGTAATGACAAGGAAGCTGAGACAAAGAGGGAAGATGGAGAAGAATGTAAACAAAGTCAAGAAGCGAAAACAGAGAAAGATGATGGTGCAACATGTGAGCTGCGAGAGGAGGTCAAGTGTGAGGAGCACAGAGAAGGTGGTGTCGGAGGAGGCAAAGTGGACCAAACAGGATCTGCAGTCATCTGTGGGATTGAGAACAAGGCTTTTGTGTATGAGCAGGAATCCCAGTCTCACGCAGAGCACTTGAAACAGGAACTGGAAAACTCTACACGTGCAAATTTACTGCAGTGTGAGGAAATCCCCGGAGTGCCTGAACTGACCGATGATGAGGATGCAGCAGAGATTGCAAAGAGAAAGGTCAGGTTCTCCTCAGCACCAATCAAG GTGTACAACACTTATTCGAATGCGGAGTACGACAGACACAATGAGGACATTGACCCGGTGTCCGCCTCGGCTGAGTTTGAGCTGGAGAAGAGAGTGGACAGGATGGACGTCTTTCCAGTGGAGATAGAGAAAG GGGACGAGGGTCTGGGCATCAGCATAATAGGAATGGGCGTAGGAGCTGATCAGGGACTGGAAAAACTGGGAATCTTCGTCAAGACAGTCACCGAAGGAGGAGCAACACAGAAGGATGGAAG gatTCAGGTGAATGACCAGATAGTGGAGGTGGACGGGGTGAGTTTGGTCGGAGTCTCCCAGCTATTTGCAGCCACAGTCCTCAAGAATACGTCAGGTCTTGTCAA GTTTTTCATTGGCCGAGAGAAGGAGGGCGTGGAGAGCGAGGTAGCTCGGCTGATCAACGAAAGCCTGGAAATGGATAAAACATCCAGAAAG AAGGGACAAGCAAGCGGGGATGAGGATACTGACGGCAGCTTGTCAGAGAAGTCAGTggctgaagaagaggaggaagatgaagaggaagacGTGGCTGTTCTTTCAAGTCTGGACAACTACCAGCTCTGCCTCAAATACCAGCAG ctTCAGTCAAAACTACGAAGCAGAACAGCCAAACTTCACCACGCCAGAGAAAAG TTAAAGGCTTGGGAGGAGCAGCAGGCCCATTGGGAGAGCCAGAGGGCTGATCTGGAGCAAAGAGCAGAGGACGGAGAGGAGAAAGCTGAGAAACTAGAGAA GTATTGGCAAGAGGCCCAGACATTGTGCAGGGTTGTGAGCCAGCGACTGGCTGATGCCCAGAGCCAAACAGAGACCTTAGAGATCAAATACAGCAAGGCCAAGAGACTGGTCAGAGAGTACCAGAGCAG agaggaggagagggagaacaGAGAAGCAGACTTGAGAGGAGAAATGGTGGAGAAAGATAAGCTGCACAGAGAGACAGTTGAAAGACTGCAAATCCAG ATAGCACAGCTAGAGAGAAAAGAGCCTGCACCTGAAGGGAAGAACCACTCTGCAAACCCATCAGTCACAG GTCCAGACTGGTATATTCCAGTTCCAGATACAGGACGTCTAGACTCCAGTGCTCACATAGCCAGAGCTCAGCTGGCCCAGAAATCTAAACGCCAACCGCCCTCTCGAGACAAACTCAGAGAGAGCTTTAGAAAACAG GAAGATGAAGTTCACAAATCGCAGGAGAGCCAGCCACTGTGTGCACCCACAGCGccgcagaggagcagcagaagtGACCTGTCCAGCACCTCGTCTTTCTCAGTCCTCAGTCCTCAACCTCCCACCAGCTCTGTCTTCACCCCTCCCATCTTCATCACTGACACCGTCACTCCCTCACCACGCAAATCCTCCACATCCAGGAAGTCCAAAAAGAAATTTCCTGACTTCAG TGGCCTTCGCAAGTCTCTCAGCAAAAGGAGAagtgaaaaacacagtaaaagttCCATGAACAACAG AGGGTCATGTGGAGACCTGGTGGATGAGCCCGCTGGAGTGTCTCCGTCAGGTTCGGTCACCTCAATGCCCTCTTGCCTGCCCTTCCCCTGGTTTGGAGAGCgcgggagagaaaaagaagtggGTGTTgagagaggcagggagagaCTCCGGTCTGTGTCCAGCAGCAGCTTACCGTACCTGACCACCACAGGAAGAAGAGATCAG ACATTGGACGATGACCCAGTTCCCACCAATAACAACAACCAGTGGCAAAGTCGACCCGTCTTGGAGTGGGACAACCAGCAGGTGTGTCTGTGGTTAATCGCCATGAACATGGACGAATATGCGTCCGAGTTTGCTGCAAGAGGTGTGGATGGGACACAGCTGCTCAACATGGACAGTGAGAAGCTCAAG GCTCTGGGGGTGTGCAGTCAGAGCGACCGGTCGGCCCTGAAGAGGAAGCTGAAGGAGataaagaaaagagaggaaaaaggacagaggaaaggagaaaagaggtcaaaagaggaaaaggagaaagagaagaatgCCGTTTTGGATAAGGAGGGTGGGGACAAAGAGAGGGCGAGGATGATGATGGAGGGGAAGTCTGTAAGAGATGCCATACACAGTGGGAAAACTGTACGAACTGAGTCGCTCTTGTAA